A region of the Deltaproteobacteria bacterium genome:
CGAAGGCAAGGGGGCCGTGGCCCTTTTCCTTCTGGCGGGCGCGTGGTGGGTGTTCGAGGTCATTCCCATAGGCGTCACAAGCCTTGTGATAGGAATCATGCAGGCCCTGTTCATGATCAGGCCGGCCAAGGTGGCCTTCAAGGACTTCATGGACCCTTCGGTGCTTTTCATCTTCGCGTCCCTCATGGTGGGCGTGGTCTTCACCAAGACAGGCCTCACCAAACGCATGGCCTACAAGATGCTTGGGATAATAGGTGAAAAGACAACCACCATCTATCTTGGCGTTTATGTGCTGATCACGGTTCTCACCCTTTTCATGGCCCACACGGGCGTGGCGGCCACCATTTATCCGCTTCTTCTTGCCGTGTACAGCCTCTACGGCGAAGGCGACAAGCCCTCCAGGTTCGGCAAGGGACTTTTCATAGGCATGGCCTACGTGTGCGGCGCAGGATCCATAATCACCCTTTTGGGTTCGGCCCGCGCCATCGTGGCCCTTGGCTTTTTCAAGGAAATGACCGGCAAGGACGTGAGCTTTTTCGGCCTCACCTATTACATGGCCCCGGTGGGCATTCTGATGGTGGCTCTCCTGTGGGGATTCATGGTGATCGTATGCAAGCCCGAAAAGAAAACCATTCCCGGCATAAAGGAAACCGTGAAGGAACTTTCAGGAGACCTCGGCCCCATAACCAAGAATGAAATTTTGAGCATAATCATCATTGTATCGGCCATCGTGTTCATGGGCCTTCAGGTGATGATTCCCTCCCTGCGCGCCCTGGACAAGACGGCCATCTTCCTCATCACCTCGGTTCTTTTCTTTGTATTGAAGATACTTGATCTCAATGATCTTGAAATGATCCCCTGGAACATAGTCCTGCTCTTCTCCGGCGCAATGAGCATAGGCTTCTGCCTGTGGGAGACCGGGGCCGCCCAGTGGATGGCCGTCAACTGGCTGGCCCTGTTCCAGAAAGCCAACTGGTTCGTTTTCGTCTTGAGCATAGCTTTTTTCGTGATGGTGATGACCAACTTCATAATGAACGTGGCGGCCATAGCCATCTCGCTTCCGGTGGCCCTGGTCGTGGCCAAGTACCTGAACGTGTCGCCCGAAGTCGTCATGTTCGCGTCCCTGGCCACAGCCGGTATGCCCTTCATGCTCCTGGTGGGCGCGGCCCCCAATGCCATCGCCTACGATTCCAGGCAGTTCACCAGCGGCGAGTTCTTCAAGTACGGCGTTTTCGCAAGCATCATACTCATGATTGTGATCGGCCTTGCAATAAGCGTCATATGGCCGGCAATGGGGATGCCGATACTTGTAACGCCCGGAACCTGACCTTTACGCGCTTCTGTGGCCGTGCTATGAGTGGGGTTCAAACCCGCTCATGGCGCGGCCCGGCCCGAAACGCGAACGGGCCGTAAAAGTTTTGATTCGATCTGGATTATTAATGCGGTGGAGCCAAGAGCCCTGGCCGCCAAAATTTACCGGGTAAAAGGAGAATGTCAGATGGCGACGAAGGTGATGCTTGTTGACGACCAGGAAAGCTTTGTGGAGCCGTTGTGCAAAAGGCTTTTAAAGAGGGATTTCACCGTTTCCGTGGCTTTTAACGGATCGGAAGCCCTGGAGAAGCTGGCGGAAAATTCCAACATCGATGTCATTGTTTTGGACGTCAAGATGCCCGGCATGGACGGGATAGACGTATTGAAGGCCATCAAGGCCAAATATCCCTTGATCGAAGTGATAATGCTCACCGGCCACGCCACGGTGGAATCCGCCATAGAGGGCATGAAGCAGGGCGCCATCGATTATCTCATGAAGCCGTGCGAAATTGACGTGCTGGTGGCCAAGGTCCAGGAGGCCAAGGCAAAAAAGCGCAAGCAGGAGCAGAAAATAGCCGAGGCACAGGCTTTCAACATCACCCTGCGCCGGGGGGATTAGCAGCCTGGATTAAAACGCGAATCGCTGTGTCGGAGCAAAGCGGGCGGGGCATCATGTACGAAAAGTACTATTCCTCCCCGCCCGCTTCACTCCTCCTTGCGCTTCATCGTTTTTATCCAGTCTGCGGCTCTTTCGAGGCCGGACAGTTCCATCAATCGCCGTTCGGGCCTTTCGGAAACCGGCGGCATTTAGAGCTTATCCCTAAATAAGATTGTTACAGCGAGATTGCGGATTCGCCCAACCAACAAGGCGCGAGACTGAGGCATAGCGAGCTATGCCGCAAGGAGCGCAACACAGTTGGTTGGGATGAAGCCACAATCGAATGTAAATATTATTTAGGGATAAGCTCTTAGAACTCATCGGGGATGATCGGGCCATATGGAACAGGCAGAACGGCACAACGAATCGTATTACCGCTATCTCAACCGCCGGATACTGGCCAACTATATCTCGGTGGCGCTCATACCTCTCCTTCTCACCTCTTTGGTCACCTTTCTTTTTTTCATTTCCGCATACCAGGACAAGGTGCTTGCCCACCTGATGGTGCTAACGAAAAAGCACCAGCAGAACATAGACGGCTTTCTTCTGGAACGCTCTGCAAACATTCAGGAACTTGCCAATTCCTATTCCCTGGATCAGCTTCAGGATGAAAAATTCCTTCAAAACAGCCTGTTCAACCTCCAGAAATTCTACAGCAACACCTTCGTCGATCTGGGGATAGTCGGCGAGGACGGAAAACAGTTCGCCTACGTGGGGCCGCACGACCTTAAAAACGCGAATTACGGCAATGCCTCATGGTTTAAGGAG
Encoded here:
- a CDS encoding SLC13/DASS family transporter, whose protein sequence is MDAVAISEQKKIDWKRIVPLVAGLGLFLLVYYSPPWADAIDPLGKHFALSPEGKGAVALFLLAGAWWVFEVIPIGVTSLVIGIMQALFMIRPAKVAFKDFMDPSVLFIFASLMVGVVFTKTGLTKRMAYKMLGIIGEKTTTIYLGVYVLITVLTLFMAHTGVAATIYPLLLAVYSLYGEGDKPSRFGKGLFIGMAYVCGAGSIITLLGSARAIVALGFFKEMTGKDVSFFGLTYYMAPVGILMVALLWGFMVIVCKPEKKTIPGIKETVKELSGDLGPITKNEILSIIIIVSAIVFMGLQVMIPSLRALDKTAIFLITSVLFFVLKILDLNDLEMIPWNIVLLFSGAMSIGFCLWETGAAQWMAVNWLALFQKANWFVFVLSIAFFVMVMTNFIMNVAAIAISLPVALVVAKYLNVSPEVVMFASLATAGMPFMLLVGAAPNAIAYDSRQFTSGEFFKYGVFASIILMIVIGLAISVIWPAMGMPILVTPGT
- a CDS encoding response regulator; this translates as MATKVMLVDDQESFVEPLCKRLLKRDFTVSVAFNGSEALEKLAENSNIDVIVLDVKMPGMDGIDVLKAIKAKYPLIEVIMLTGHATVESAIEGMKQGAIDYLMKPCEIDVLVAKVQEAKAKKRKQEQKIAEAQAFNITLRRGD